The DNA region CCAGGTGGGCATTGCCGATCTCGCCTTCCAGCGGGCGGACAACCTTTCCGGCGGTCAGCAGCAGCGCGTGGCCATCGCGCGGGCGCTCGCACAGGAGCCCGAGGTCTTTTTGGCCGACGAGCCCATCGCCAGCCTGGACCCCCGCAGCGCAACAGTGGTCATGGACACCCTCATGGAGATCCACGAGACACGCAACATCCCGGTTATCGTCAACCTGCACCATCTGGACTTCGCCCAGCGCTACGGCAAGCGCGTGCTGGGCATGGCCAAGGGCAGGCTGGTGCTGGACGGCAAGCCCAAGGATCTGACCCACGAGACCGTGTCCCGCGTCTACGGCGACGAGGCCGAAGAAGCCATGGCCGACATGGCCGCGTAATCCGATTTTTCGAGTCGTACGGCATCCGCCGAGTTCAATACCGTCACGTCACCAGGGCATCAGCCCGACCGAACACCCCGTAACTGAGAGGGAGAAAAACATGATCCGCATCGCCAAAGTTCTGGTACTTGTGGCTCTTGCCGCTGCCTTTGTTCTGCCGGGCATTGCCCAGGCCGGACAGCAGGACTGGCCTGCCAAGATCCGCATTGGCTACATTCCTGTGGAAGGCGCCGCCAACGTCAAGGAGCGCTTCAAGGACCTCAACGACCATATCGCCAAGGTGCTCGGCGTGGAAGTCGAGGCCTTCAGCGCGTCCGACTACGCCGGCATCATCACCGCCATGGCCAACAAGCACATCGATTTCGCCTACTACGGTCCCAAGTCCTACACCGACGCCTCGGTCAAGGCCAACGCCCAGGCCCTGGTCATGGAGCTGGACGAGTCCGGCCAGCCCGGCTACCTCGGCGTGATCATCACCAACAAGAAGTCCGGCATCAAGAGCATGGAAGAGGCCAAAGGTCATACCTTCGCCTTTACCGACCCCAACTCCACCTCCGGCTACCTCGTGCCCAACATGCTTTTCTACCGCGACATGGAGATCAAGCCTGAAGAGTACTTCTCCGATGTCCGCTTCTCCGGCTCCCACGGCGCCTCCATCCTGCTGGTGGCCAACAACGACATCGACGTGGCCGCCACCAACAACATCGACCTCGCCCGCGCCATCGAGTCCGGCAACATCTCCGAGGACGACTACAACATTCTCTGGACCTCCGACCTCATCCCCGGCGCTCCCTACTGCGCCCGCGCCGACCTGCCCGAGAGCCTCAAGGCCGCCTACATGGGCGCCATGCTCATGTACAACACCAACAAGGAAGGCCTGAAGAAGCTTGGTGTGAGCGGTTACCGCTACAGCGAGGACAGCATCTACGACTCGGTTCGTTACCTCAAGCGTCTCAAGGCCGAGCTCGAAAAGAAGCAGTAAAACCTTAAGACTTCAAGGGCGTCATGCATCAGCAACTCACCTTGGACCAAGTCACCCCCAAGCGGACGTTTTCCCAGAACTTCCGCTTGGGGGCTTTACTTGTCATCGTTATTGGACTGCTCGTGCTCGCTTGGGTGCAGACCGACATCAGCCCGCTCAAGCTCTACAACAAGCGCGAGAATGCATTCACCTACCTCTTTGGCGACCAGCTCGGCGAGATGGAACAGAAGGAGGCGATGCGCATGGCCGAACGCATGCCGCGCATCATCGCCTACGAGGAATCGTATCAGGATCTGAAGCAGCAGTACGGCCAGGAAAAAAGTCGTGCGCAACTGCGCAAGATGGCTGACACCGAGGCCGACAAGCGCGTGGCGGCCATGGACCCTGCCGAGAAAGAGAAGATCGTCAACGAGTCCTATGAGAAGACGGTTTCCGAGAAAAAGGGCGGTTATTTCCCCCCGGAAACTGCGCCTGCCAAGCTGGAGTCCTACGCCGCAGCCCTTGCCGAGACCGTCTTTATCGCCATCTGGGGGAGCCTGTTCGCCTTTATCGTCGCCATCCCGGTGGCCATGTTCGCAGCCAGGAACACCCTGGAGCTCATGGTGCAGGGCCACGGCCGCATTCAGCGCTTCATCCGCTGGGTCAGCCAGTTCCTGGTCCGCCGCGCTCTGGACTTCTGCCGCGGGTTCAACGAGTTCGTCATGGCCCTGATCTTCGTGGCGGTCATCGGTCTCGGTCCGTTCGCCGGCGTGCTTGCCCTGGCCATCCATACCTTCGGCATCCTGGGCAAGGTCTTTTCCGAGGCCATCGAGGCCATCGAGCCGGGCCAGGTGGAGGCGGCCAAGGCCAGCGGCGCCAACCCGGCGCAGATCATGGCCTTTGCCGTGCTGCCGCAGGTCATGCCCCTGGTCGTCAGCTACAGCCTGCTGCGCTTCGAGTCCAACGTGCGCAGCGCTACAATCCTGGGCTTTGTCGGCGCCGGCGGCATTGGCTTCCTCATGTTCGACAAGCTCAACGGCTACCTCTACCGCGAGGTCTGCACCATGATGATCATGGTCATCATCTCCGTGACCATTATCGACTACCTTTGCGCCATGCTGCGCCGGCGGTTCACCTAGCGTCTCAGGAGCATCGCCCAGCCAGCAGGCGACAGCACGCGGTCCGTTTCCGGCCAGGACCGATGCGCGTGTGATCCGCAGTGCTCAAGAAGAACGCCCCGGTCGATCAGGATGACCGGGGCGTTCTTTGTGGATCAGGCACGGAAACGCGTCGCGAGTGCTCCACGGCTCCCGAAAACATGATGAAGAGCCAGAGGCAGAGTCTCAGGCGGGCCTCGAAGTTTTACCAGAGGAACCAAGTTCGGAGCGCAGCTGTTATGTGGACCTGCGGCGGCGAGTCAGAGCGGTGCGTTTCGCGGACAGCTCCTTGCGCAGGGCCGGGTCGCGCTTCTCCAGGGCGTA from Oceanidesulfovibrio marinus includes:
- the phnD gene encoding phosphonate ABC transporter substrate-binding protein; translation: MIRIAKVLVLVALAAAFVLPGIAQAGQQDWPAKIRIGYIPVEGAANVKERFKDLNDHIAKVLGVEVEAFSASDYAGIITAMANKHIDFAYYGPKSYTDASVKANAQALVMELDESGQPGYLGVIITNKKSGIKSMEEAKGHTFAFTDPNSTSGYLVPNMLFYRDMEIKPEEYFSDVRFSGSHGASILLVANNDIDVAATNNIDLARAIESGNISEDDYNILWTSDLIPGAPYCARADLPESLKAAYMGAMLMYNTNKEGLKKLGVSGYRYSEDSIYDSVRYLKRLKAELEKKQ
- the phnE gene encoding phosphonate ABC transporter, permease protein PhnE; this translates as MHQQLTLDQVTPKRTFSQNFRLGALLVIVIGLLVLAWVQTDISPLKLYNKRENAFTYLFGDQLGEMEQKEAMRMAERMPRIIAYEESYQDLKQQYGQEKSRAQLRKMADTEADKRVAAMDPAEKEKIVNESYEKTVSEKKGGYFPPETAPAKLESYAAALAETVFIAIWGSLFAFIVAIPVAMFAARNTLELMVQGHGRIQRFIRWVSQFLVRRALDFCRGFNEFVMALIFVAVIGLGPFAGVLALAIHTFGILGKVFSEAIEAIEPGQVEAAKASGANPAQIMAFAVLPQVMPLVVSYSLLRFESNVRSATILGFVGAGGIGFLMFDKLNGYLYREVCTMMIMVIISVTIIDYLCAMLRRRFT